A stretch of Triticum aestivum cultivar Chinese Spring chromosome 1D, IWGSC CS RefSeq v2.1, whole genome shotgun sequence DNA encodes these proteins:
- the LOC123183101 gene encoding protein N-lysine methyltransferase METTL21A yields MRFTASPVVELPVGGAVLSFEQDNDSFEVGTSVWNSSLVLVKFAERCLGDAALPFADALRFAGARAIELGAGCGPAGMGLSRLGLADLVLTDTAAVLPALRRNLRRNRRHLPRAPRLAQLHWNCPAHLAQLAAPRRYDLVVAADVVYVQESVPHLVAAMDALADAERGVVLLGYQIRSPEAHQAFWDAVPAAFPVIEKVPREHLDPEYAFEESDVFVLRRRPRQ; encoded by the coding sequence atgcggttcACGGCGTCTCCGGTGGTGGAGCTGCCGGTGGGCGGCGCGGTGCTGAGCTTCGAGCAGGACAACGACTCCTTCGAGGTGGGCACCTCGGTCTGGAACTCGTCGCTCGTCCTCGTCAAGTTCGCCGAGCGCTGCCTCGGCGACGCGGCGCTGCCCTTCGCCGACGCGCTCCGCTTCGCGGGCGCCCGCGCCATCGAGCTCGGCGCCGGGTGCGGGCCCGCCGGCATGGGGCTctcccgcctcggcctcgccgacCTCGTGCTCACCGACACCGCCGCCGTCCTCCCGGCCCTCCGCCGGAACCTCCGCCGCAACCGCCGCCACCTCCCGCGCGCGCCCCGCCTCGCCCAGCTCCATTGGAACTGCCCCGCGCACCTCGCCcagctcgccgccccgcgccgctacgacctcgtcgtcgccgccgacgTCGTCTACGTCCAGGAGTCCGTGCCCCACCTCGTCGCGGCCATGGACGCGCTCGCCGACGCCGAGCGCGGCGTGGTGCTCCTCGGGTACCAGATCCGGTCCCCCGAGGCGCACCAGGCCTTCTGGGACGCCGTGCCCGCCGCCTTCCCCGTGATCGAGAAGGTGCCCCGGGAGCACCTCGACCCGGAGTATGCCTTCGAGGAATCCGATGTGTTCGTGCTCCGCAGGAGGCCGCG